The Neomonachus schauinslandi chromosome 13, ASM220157v2, whole genome shotgun sequence DNA segment CACGTATGTGTAGAGAAAATCATTGTGAGGCTGCCAACTGTCTTTTCTCAGAAAGGATCCTGAAatcttggctttctttttctattgttctGATACGGTAAATTTCATGTTCATCAACTCCAAAAGCCAAGGAAAACACTGAACTATAGTCCTGCTCGTCCATCCGATAGTTACTGAAACACAGTTATGGAGCCATCTGCTCGGTGTGGGCACTGTCTTAGGCGTCGAGGACTCCCCAGTGAAAAGACCCGCCTGGAGGCCTGTATAGTTTAGCAGGGAAGGTCCACATTTCCGAAACAATGACGCCACAGTTTATTGCCGGCGAGGGCCGGGTAAGGAAGAGGACAGGGTGACAGGTGTACGGCATagatggaaactgaggcccagggaagcgCAAAGAATAGGCCTCGGGCACACGGTCTGCTCGTCCTTAACTTGGGAGGCGGGGCCCGTGGGCCGGTGGGGgcggaggcaggggcaggggcgtGCTTCCGGCACCCTCCGGGCTCGACCGcggctctgggggaggggcggcacGTGAGTGGGGCGGGGCCCGGCCGAGGGGGCGTGGCGAGACGGAACGCGCGCGTCGGCGGCTGCGTTTCCGGTCGGAGGCCTTTGCGGAGAGCCCCGCTTCCCTAGGGGGCGGTGGCGGCCGTGGAGGCGGCGGAGGCAGCGGGGGATCCGGAAGTCAACACCATGTCGAGTCTGCACAAGAGCAGGTAAGGGCCGCGGGGGCCGACCCAGCCACACCAGTCCTCGTCAGGCCGCCCCCTCTGCCTTGCAGAGGGGGGCGCAGGTGCGGCCAGGAGTCGGGGACCCCCTCCTCCCGGTAGAGGGTCTCGGGCGCCCACTTTCCAACCTCATTGCCTGTGGGCCAGAGAGGGCACGGAGCGGAGGCACCTCTTTTGCTTCCCGgtgtcaccccatccctctctccctcatcctGGACCCCGGGTTTCCCTCTTGCCCTCGGGTCTTCCTCATCCAGGGCCTCGATGCTCTGTTCCccagctccccatcccccacatCCCCGTTTTTGTCTCCCCTGTTAATCCTCTGCCCCAGTACCCTCCCCTCCAAATGCTTCCCGTCCCCCTGGCCCGTTTCTTACAAGGCAAGTTGGAGAACCTGGATTCTccagtctcccctcccccaggccaaaTCCCGCAGCACCGGCCAAATTTTGCTCACTCTTCAATTTTCCTCCACGACTGTTCTTTAAACCTTTTGTCCTTGCCTGCGGGTGAGACCAGAGGTCTtctaatggttttatttttgagCCTGGAGAGCTGCGTGCCAATTACACAGGCCCGTTGTCTAGGGATCATGTTACTCCGGGTTCTTAGGGTTCCTTGAGTTCAGATAGTGGCCCTGTGGGCTGCGTCTGGCCAGCAGgaagtgctcaagaaatgctaGCTCACTAAATATTAGAAATGTGTTTAATTTCATGATGTTCATTTGAGAACCTCTAGACAAGAATATATTATGTTTCTGGGTTTGGAGGAACAAGTGATCTGTAGTTCTGTCGTTCCCACAAAGATGCCTTTGGCCAGGACCTTGACTGagctttgctctttttctgtcCTGAAGGGATGGGGGGGAACAATTTGAAGACTGGTGATATGAGAGCTTTGGGCTTCAGGAGTGATCACAAAGTCTGTCACGGTGGGGTTTGGGTGTGCTTCACTTGCCTCCCCATCCCGCCTTCTAGGATTGCAGATTTCCACGATGTCCTGAAGGAGCCCACCATCGCCTTGGAAAAGCTTCGGGAACTCAGTTTTAGTGGTAAGTGGTAAGCGGCAGCTCTCTGGGTTCAGGGTTTCCTTAGAGCAACATTGTGTGTGGTTAGAATGGAGGGGAAGGTACCCAAGGCCACACCTGGTCAGTTCTGGGGGCCAGGCTGCCTCCTGGGGCCTTCTCCAGATTCTGTGACTCTGAAACAACCCTTGACAACCCTGACCACCAAGGGCATGCCTGTGGGCCCTGGATGTTTCCTGGCGTTTAAGTGGTGCTTGCTGCTTGCCGCTTGCCGAGAGTAACTGGAGAGGGCTGAACGCAGGAGGCTGGAGCGGGAGGAGACTTGAGCCTGGGGCTGCTGCAGTGTCTTCCTCACTCCTCAGCAAACTTCCTGTGTTGTAGAATTTGGTTAGCTGCGTAACAGTTCCTGGTTCTCTCCCAGGCTTGGCGATCAAAGCTGACTCAGGCGATTGTGAACTTTTGTGAAGGCCTTGAGACCCTGACTCTAGGAGCTGAACTTCAGCAATGTTTGACTTTGCCCTCCCCGGCCTGGTTACCCTTCCTGCACAGAGatttttgcttatcttttaaaatacccTAAGGTGTTGTGTGCAGATTCTTGTTAACTGCTCGGTCCTTGTGACTTTGTCAGCAAGGAATTCTTGAGTTGCTCTTCTCCTCCCCATACAGATTCTGAGGTGGGGGCATTCGCTCCTGATCGCAGTATTCAGGGTCCTAGAGCAACAGCTGCTTTAGCGAGCTTCCTGACAGTATTGCAGgaggagtttgtttttttgttcagGAGTGGTATTAGACCCCGAAGACCTTGAGGGGTCATGGGATGTGTATTTGAAGAATCTACCAGGCCTCGGGGGAGCCATTCGGGGGAGTGGTTGAGTTTGGGCTGTAGAGTTCAGACAGACCTGTGTTTGACTCCTTGAGTGCTCTGTCATTACAGATAggtttctttatttgtaagatGAGGACAACGATGCTAATCTTTCCTATTTACTAGAGTTCTAATGAGGATTAAGTGAAGTAGTGTCCATTAGGCACCAAGCGCTTACCATTTATGGCTTaacttatgttccacaaatatcTATGGTAAGCCTTCTGTGTGCTGTGCCCCGTGCTGGGGACAGGGACTATAAGACACATATGGCTCTTGTCTTTCTGGGGCTTACCCAGTGGTCGAGGTTACAGatgttaaatatatacacaaactATGTTACACAGTCCCGACTGTGATGGACACTATGAAGGAGAAGTCACGGAACCATTATGGTTTGTAACAAGAGATCTGACTTTGACTGGGAAGAGGTGGTGGTGGGTAAACGCTGCTCTGAGGAATGAGAAGGTGTTATCCTCAAAAGAACATTCCACACACAGGGAGCtctgggctggaggcaggggccaTAGGGAGAAATACACAGGATTAGCATCCAGTCCAGTCATCTTTCTGACAGAAAATGATCCTTGAAGAAGTACTTCTTGCCCACTCCATTCCCTGCCAACTGGCTCTGAGGTGGAGGACTGGGGGGTCCGGGGGCTCTGGCCTGGGGCGTGACTCTTGCCTGCTGTGTCCACAGGCATCCCCTGTGAGGGCGGACTGCGGTGCCTCTGCTGGAAGGTGGGTGTGCTGGGCTGGGGCGTCTGCTCTGCCAAGAGTCCTTGGGTTCCTGCATGGGCTGCCCCTACCCCGGCCCCTTCTTGTTCTGCGCCTTTCCTTGCTTATTCGCGGAAACTTTTCTGGGAAGTTGTGGGTTTTCTGTTCTTCTTGGCGTTCCCTCCAGGATCGCCTTGGGGATGGAATGCTTTGTAGTGCCAGTGAAGTCCTCTTCTTCCTGGTCCATACAGTGCAGCGGAAGTGATGCTTAATGGGACCAAAAAAAAGGCCATGCTCTATCCATGGCTTTTAGCTGAGGTGGGAGCCAGAGCCCAGTGTCTGGGTTTCCAGCCTCTTTGAGCACCAGGTTTTATTATCATTTGGAAGAGTCGGTGTGAAGAAAAGCAGTGGAAAGGGCTGGTTTGGGGtaaaggaggagggaggcaaTGGAGAGCAAAGGGGAGGCTACCCCTAGCCCACACCTCCATTCGTGGGTTTCAGCCCATCTGGTCTTCTCTGGGCTTTATTAGACGTTTTCCTTGAGGCTGGTCAGCCTCCGTCTACTGTCTGGGGTTGAACTGGAGAGTCGCCAGAgctttgttcctctccctctgtgcagaTTCTCTTGAACTACCTCCCCTTGGAAAGAGCCTCATGGACCTCCATCCTGGCCAAGCAGAGGTGAGACCATGAGAAAGGGGGATGACAATAGGTCTTGCCTCCTGTTGTTACTTCTTTGATCCAGTCTTCCTGGATGGGACCTTTGGGATCATCcgtctctcctcttctcttccacaGGGAGCTATATTCTCAGTTCCTGAGGGAAATGATTATCCAGCCTGGCATTGCCAAGGCCAACATGGGTGTGTCCAGGGAGGATGTAACCTTTGAGGACCATGTGAGTAAGGGTGGCCGCAGGGACTGAGGCTGCAGAGTAGGGAGGGATGCAGGCTTTGGAGCTGGCAggtccccccaaccccagaggACAGGTGTAGCCAATCTGGGTCCCCTCCTTTCTGCATCGGGCTGCTTGGCCCGTGAAGGCTGTTGTCTCTCCCCTCTGTTTCCCAGGCCCCGGACCCAGTCAGGAATGTAAGTCATAGCTGGGGCTCTGAGTGTGTGCGTAGCACTGAGCCTGGTCCTCCGTGTGGGCtctgtctcctttcctcctcACCTCCGTTCCCCGGGGAAGGTTTTGGTTTTATAGCTGAAGAAAGTCAGAGCAGGGCAGGAGTGAGAATAGACTATCTTCCTGTGGCTTGGAGGAAGCCTCATTCTCTCCTCAAATACCGAGCCCCTCCCcgtgggcaggaggtggggatggATGGACCCAGGCCCATGCTCCGAGGATTAGGATCAGCGAATCAGAGCGTTGGTGAATCAGATTCGAAGAGACCTAGTGATACAACGAGCATTCACTCAGCAAGCGTTGAGCAGCACCTGGTATAGGCAGTGTGGGAGAGCGGCAGCCGCAGACGGAAGGGACGCTCCCTGGCCAGCAGGGATGTCGTCAGAGCAGACTGCAGGGCTCCGCTTGGAGTTTGGACGTGACGTGGGAGGCTCCCCGCGTAGCTCACAGGCTGTCTCAGAGCCTCAGCGGGGCCTCTGCCCAGGCCCCCAGACTGGGGTCTGCCCCCTGACGTCCTAGTCGGACCTGGGACAGAGCAGCTGATTCTCTCCCCACAGCCGCTCAACCCCAACCCTGACAGCCGGTGGAACACGTACTTCAAGGACAACGAGGTACTGCTGCAGATCGACAAAGACGTCCGGTAAGCGGGGCCCTGGGGGTCAGGGGCTGGCCCATGGGACTGTTGGGGAGTTTCCCAGTCCTGTGCTTTCCGGCCCACGCCCACAGGTGGGTGTTTGAGGAACTGGTGGGTCATCCAGTAGGTGGGTCCAGGCCCCAGCGATGTCGGCCTGTGAATGGGGCTGGCAAGCGAGGCGAGTGCCTGACGCTCTTTCCTCCCTGCCTCAGTGGCATTGGTGCCCCAGGCGTGTATGGGTTCATCTGACCGTTCCtggagcaggctccatgccaagctCCGGGTTGAGCATGGAGTCGACAGACATGGTCCCTCTTAGGAGCTTAGAACCTGGTGGGGAGGATGGGAAGACAGTCGTTCAGCAAGACAGATCTTCCGAGTAATTAGCGTCTGTGGTAAATGCTCTGAGGGGAGAGTTCAGGGTGCTTTAAGACTTTGGGGGAagccgggacgcctgggtggctccgttggttaagcatctgccttcggctcaggtcatgatcccaggatcctgggatcgagccccgcatcgggctccctgctcagccgggagcctgcttctccctctgcctgccgctctgcctacttgtgctttctctgtctgtctttttgtcaaataaataaataaaatcttaaaagaaaaaaaaaaagactttggggGAAGCCTTGCGTGAGGTCTCAGGAGTGGGAGGCcttggggaaagagggagggaaaggtcGTGGTTGGGGGCAGCTGCCTGCAGGAAGGCCCTGGACAGCCCACGGAAGCACGTTCGAGGAGCAGTGTGGAGGCCAGTGTGCTTGAAGCCACACTACAGGGAGGCAGGGGTTGGACCTTGGACTTGATCCTAAGGACATGGCGCAGTCGTGCAAAGGTTTTAAGCATAGGAGTGACAGGGTCAGATGTGTGTTTTTTGAAAAGTTGTGAGCTACAGTGTGTATGTGGGTATGCTTTTCCACTTGGCAGAGAAAAGTAGAAACACGCCTGTGCTGTCCTGTGGGGTTGGCGGGTCTGGCAGCGGGCGGGATCTCCCACAAGGCCGCGTGAGGAGCTGGAAGGGAGCTTGTCTGCAGTGGGGCTGAGTGGTTGGAGCCAGGGTTCTGCAGTCTGTTTTCCTGGTTTTAGTTCCGCCTTCAGCGGGTGTTAGCTGTGTCCCCAGGCCCTCGCCACCCTGGGTGCTGCTCCGTCTCTGCTCATTTTGCCCAGGCCCATCTTCAGAAGGCTCCCGTGGGCACCCAGCCCAGCGGCGCTCAGCCACGATGCAGAAGGGCTTGTCCCCTGCGTTCTCAGGCTGCTGTTGGGGCAGCCTCTGTCCACAAGGCATCTTAACAGTTGGGAGTCAAGAACCATGTCTTGAACCTGGTTCTGGAGAAACAGGTTCTGCCTCATGCTAGTAGCGATGGCAGCACATTGCCCAGTGTTTCTGGAGGGCAAGTTGGCAATGTGCTCTGTGTAAGAAGTCTGGAAAACGTGTCTCCGCTGCCGTACGTACACGAGAAAAGCTTGGTGCCTTAAACTCACCCTGGTTACACCTCAGTTATACCTCAGACcggaaaccaaaccaaaccaacccaGTCACGTTCTAGAAACTGTCTCCCACCTtgatttttcctctccttctgtcttgGACATCTTCCTGTGTCAGCTGTATGTGCTGTCCTGTTGTACAATATGCAGTGTGGCCATTTCAAACCATACTACATTGAACACCTGTGCAtattagataattttttaaagattttatttatttggcgcctgggtggctcagtcgttaagcgactgccttcggctcaggtcatgatcccagggtcctgggattgagccccgcttcaggctcccggctcagcggggagcctgcttctccctctcccactccccctgcttgtgttccctctcctgctatatctctctctgtcaaataaataaataaaatcttaaaaaaaaaaaagattttatttatttgttagagagcgcATGGGTgcatgcacgcacaagcagggggagtggcaggcagaggaagatgcaggctccccgattagcaaggagcctgatgtgggactagatcccaggaccctgggatcatgacctgaactgaaggcaaacacttaactgatcGAGTCACCGAGGCATCCctagataaatatttttgacGTGGAGAGATGTTTGTGGTTTAAGAGAAGAGTTGGATTATAAGACCATAAGGacacttaaaaaatttatgtGTGTGCGTATCTATTTGCGGATAACACATAAGAATATGGGtatatttttgcatgtgtgtgtgtatgtgtgcgtatacatatataataagcgtattgctctttttttttttttaaagattttgtttatttgacagagacacagtgagagaggaaacacaagcagggagagtgggagggggagaagcaggctccccgctgagcagggagcccaatgcggggctcgatcccaggaccctgagatcatgacctgagctgaaggcagacatttaatgactgagccacccaggcgccccagtgtattgctctttaaaaactaaacttctaaaaataaaatgttattttttaaaaaacacagaaaaaatgcCTTTTGGGATACTGGAGCACACCCCGCAGTAGGGTGCTGATGGAATTTCCCAAACCTCCACCCTGAGTAACAGaactctcccctcttccctcttgaCAGGAGGTTGTGCCCAGATATATCTTTCTTCCAGAGAGCCACCGAGTACCCCTGCCTCCTTATCCTGGACCCCCAGAATGAGTTTGAGACCCTTCGGAAGCGGGTGGAACAGACAACACTGAAATCCCAGACAGTGGCCCGGAACCGGAGTGGGGTCACAAATGTGAGAGCCAACCTGGGGGCCCCAGAGACTCCCCGCGACAGCCTTTTCCTCCGTGCTTCCCGTGGAGCCCTGGCCACTGGCCGTCGGGCCTGTGACCATCTGCCCTGGCAGTTACCCACAGCAACTTTGGGTAACATGGTTCTGCCAGTTCCGCCCTGGGACTCTTTCTGCAAGTCAGGTGTCAAAAGCTGGGTGTAAGAGGTgctgggggagggccctgctgTGTGGTgaaggagcagcagaggagaTGGCTCTTGAAAAAGTAATTACACATTGATGGGAAAGTGTGGTGGGagtagtgatggtggtggggaGCTGATTGGGCCTGGGTgtccaggaagacttccctgaggaggtgacgTTTAAGCCGAGCGTCCAAGAACTAGGAGGGAAGCTCATTCCGGGCGGAGAGGAGGGTATAGCGGAGGCTTCAGGCAGGAGAGAGCGTGGTGCGCTCAGGGAATAGTGGGGTCCAGCCTGGCTAGGGGCGGGGCTCCTGGAGGATGCTGGCAAGATCAGTGGTGGTGAGGCTGCCTAGGGCCTTTGTCCTGAGGGCTGGGAGCCTTGCAGCATTCTAGGCAGGCCAGTAACATGATTCGAGTCTGCCTTCGTAAAGAATTGCTGTGGTCCCTGTGGGGCTGTTGATCGGGGAGTAGAATGGAGGTTGGGAGGCAGCTGCCTTGTCCAGGCAAAGGCAGGTGAAGGCCAGGgtagaatggggggtgggggtagagctGAGGGACTTAggagctagaattttttttttctttaaagattttatttatttattttagagacagagcacaagagaggggagcgggagagggagaagcagactccctgctgagcagggagcccgatgcgggactcgatcctgggactccaggatcatgacctgagccgaaggcaattgcttaaccaactgagccacccaggcaccctagaattttttttttttaagattgtatttttttaaggaatctctacacccggTGCGGTactcaaatttacaaccctgagatcaagaatcacatgccctgctgactgagccaggcaggtgccccacgAGCTAGAACTGATGGGACCTGTGCTGGCCAAGTCATGCTGAGCATTTGAATCCCATTTTTCTAGCAGATTCCGTAACTCTGAGAAGCTGCCTATAGTCAGATGAAGCATATTACCTTATTCCTTAATTTACACCTATGCTTTGGTATGTGGAACTCCCAACTTGTTCCTCAAAACTTTCCATTGTCCTCCAACAGTGGAAAAACCCTTCTCTGTAATCTCCAACAAGCTAGTGACAGATAATATTGCAGAAGCTTTTGTCCCCCCAAGTAGAATGGTGATCAGGTCTCTGTGTCTCTAGGAGAGCAGCCATTTTCTGCTACAGGGGTGACAGGCAGTTACAGCTGATCCCAGGGTGCCCAGTGCCTAGGACAGAGTTGCGTGGGCCGGAGGGCGCAGAACGCTTGGTTTTGTGGGCAACTCTTTTACTGCTGATATCCTGGCTACAGGGCAAGGTGGGGACCTGACTTCATTCATTTCACTATAGTAATTAGGGTCTGAGAGCCAAGCTCTTAGCCACTTGGTTTCGACCTGGTCCTGGTGGCAGAGAACCTGACCAGAGGCTTCATTCCTGGACCTCGGGGCCTGTGGCTGGACAGTTCAAGTTGAACACCCATCTGACTTTGGGGCAGTAATACCAGCtcacctttctgggcctctgtgTCCTCTTCTATAAACTGGGCATAATCATTTCTATTCTCCTGGCTTTTGAATTGCCAAGAGGATGAAATGAGGTCGTGACTCTGCAGATTTTTGGAAGGCTGGAAAGCACTTCTCTGAGGTCTTGGcctcaggctctggagtcagccaGTCTGAGTTCCAGTTCTAGTGCCACCATGTGATGCGAGCCCTGATGAGTGacctaacattcttttttttttttaagattttcttatttatttgagagagggagagtgagagagaaagagagcacggagcagggggaggggcaaagggagagggaacagcagactctcaggaccctgagatcatgacctgagccaaagtcacatgcttcgccgactgagccacccaggcgccccgagtgacctaacatttctgagcctcagtttcctcatcctgAAAATAACGTTGAGCAGATATTGTAGATTGTACAGAGGATTTAATGGCGGAATTCTTGTAGGGCACCGTCCTGCGCTTAGaaagtgtgtgtgagtgcacgtgTACACACGTGTATATGATGGGAGATGGACTTTGTCTTCAGGACCCTGTGTTCCCGGATGGCAGCATACGCTGTCCCTGTCTGCGTTGGCCTGTAGCTCTCTCGCACTGGGAACCCCAGGCACCTGACTCTTTGCAGAGCCCCTGAGGCTTCTGCTGGCACTCCTGTTGGAGACCTCGGCTCTGGTGCATGAAGATCTCCGCTGTAGCAGGGATCCTCTTATATTTatctcccaacttttttttttttttaagatttattttagagagagagagtgagagacagagagtatgtgCATGCGTTCAGGGGAGatacagaggaagaggaagagaatctcaggcagactccctgcttagcacggagcctgatgcggggctggatcccacaaccctgagatcatgacctgagctgaaaccaagaattggatgcctaaccgactgagccacccaggctccccccaactttttcttaatgaaaaatctgaggggcgcctggctggctcagttggtagagcatgtgactcttgatctcagggttgtgaattcgagcccctcactgggtgtagagatgacgtaaataaataaaacttaaaaaaaaaagagaatctgaaactttcagaaaagttgaaagaagagTACAATGCCCAACTATATACTTTCCACCTAAATTCAACAGTTGTTAACTTTTTGCCAGATTTGTGGGTATATTCTATATAGATAGAGTAAGTTGCACATGCCCTGAGCCTCACCCCCAGGTATTTCAGCAGGTGTCTCCTGGGAATGAGGACATCCTCCTCACCACCATCACATCTACGAAGATTAACAATAATTCCATATTAAGGCCCAATATCCAGTCCATGATCAGATGTCCTCCGTGGTGCTgagaatatttttgttgtttgactTCCCAACCAGGACCCAGTCAAGGTGTATGTGTTGCATTGGGACGTTATGTTCTGTAGTCTTCTGATCTGGAGGCAGCCTCCACTCTCCCCCCAACCATAGTATTTGACTTTTTGAAGAGTCTGGGCCAGTTGTCTGTCTTTGACATATTTAAAGGTTtgttcttggtttttttgttttgtttttgtttttgatttatttatttcagagagagagagagcacaagcacatcAGGTGAGCgagtcggggaggggcagaaggagaaggggacaagcagactccctgctgagcaggagtcTGACCCAcagccgatgcggggcttgactccaggaccctgagatcatgacctgagccgaaatccagagttgtatggttaaccaactgagccccacaggcgcccctatttaaaggttttttaaaaaagtaaagtatggggcccctggggggctcagtcggttaagcgtctgccttcggctcaggtcatgatctcagcgtcctgggatcgagccctgcattgggctctctgttcagcggcgagtctgcttctccctctgcctctgtgatccctctccctctgtggttgctttcgttctctctcaaataaagaaataaaattaaaaaaaagtaaataagataaataaagtATAACTTACATGCAGTGAAACGCACAGATCTTAAGTATACAACTGAATGAGCTTTTTCTTACGTATATACCTTGTAACCGCCAACCCAGTCAAGACACTGAACGTTTCCATCATCCAGAATGTTCCTTAATGTCCCTTCCCAGTCAGTACGCCCTCACCTCAGAGATAAGCATTGTTGTAGCTTTTATCACCATAAATTAGACTTTAGTCCAACTGTCTTGTGGAAtatcccacattctggatttgtctgcTCATTTCTCCTCATGGTATTGGACACGTTCCGCTTTGCTATGTATTCCCCATAAGCTGGAAGTTGAGTCTAGGCTGAATGGCAAAACATTTCTGGTGAGAACACATTATCTGTCATGCCACCCACCTTACCGGCTCCTCCTCCTGCAGATGAGCTCCCCACACAAGAACTCTGCGCCATCGTCCCTGAATGAGTATGAGGTGCTGCCCAACGGCTGCGAGGCCCATTGGGAGGTGGTGGAGCGCATCCTGTTCATCTACGCCAAGCTCAACCCTGGCATCGCTTACGTGCAGGGCATGAATGAGATCGTGGGGCCCCTCTATTATACCTTCGCCACCGACCCCAACAGCGAGTGGAAAGGTAAAAGGGCTCTTGGCTGCCCACATCCCTCATGTGGCTCCCTAGAAAAATGGACCAAGGAAAGCCAGGATAATGGGCCTTATCAGGCTGTGCAactcacttcccttctctgggcctccatctCCCCTCCATCAGATGTGAGGAGTTGACCTGGATGGTCTCTGAGATCCTTTGCAGCTCAGGCTTTCTAGAATGTTGGAAGCTTACTGATCTCAGTATTTGTAACTGAAATTGTGGTAGAGGAGATGAGATGTACATATAGGAAGCTGAATGATTGACAAGGAATTAAATGATGATTGGAAAGATGTcatcagaagagcatgtgataGTTGCTAAGCGAAAGTACAGCGTTGCCAGAAGACATGAGACGACATGATGTCCTTAGTTTGGGGGTGGAGCATGGTCAAGGAGAGAGGAGGGCCTGAGCCTGACCTAGAGAGGCTCAGAGGTAAAGAGGGAAGCTACCACGTTTGTGAGAGATGGGGTGGGACTCGGGCGAGCATCAGTTCCCTTGCAGctgccttccccctgcccctgtcGCCCAGAGCACGCCGAGGCAGACACCTTTTTCTGCTTCACCAACCTCATGGCTGAGATCCGGGACAACTTCATCAAGAGCCTGGATGACTCACAATGTGGTATCACTTACAAGATGGAAAAGGTGTACTCTACCTTGAAGGACAAGGACATGGAACTCTACCTGAAACTGGTGAGGAGCACCAGGACCCCTGGGCCAAGGCAGACAGACAGGAAAGGGCACAGGCAGGGGGCCTCCTAAGCACCCCAGGCCCAGGGCAAGGTCTGGCGTGAGTCTGGGGATGGAAAGTGGCTGCTCCCGCTGGGGAGTGCTGGCCCAAGCTCTGTGGTGTGGCTGG contains these protein-coding regions:
- the TBC1D13 gene encoding TBC1 domain family member 13 isoform X2, which encodes MSSLHKSRIADFHDVLKEPTIALEKLRELSFSGIPCEGGLRCLCWKILLNYLPLERASWTSILAKQRELYSQFLREMIIQPGIAKANMGVSREDVTFEDHPLNPNPDSRWNTYFKDNEVLLQIDKDVRRLCPDISFFQRATEYPCLLILDPQNEFETLRKRVEQTTLKSQTVARNRSGVTNQEQNIKPQFFAFRWLTLLLSQEFLLPDVIRIWDSLFADDNRFDFLLLVCCAMLILIREQLLEGDFTINMRLLQDYPITDVCQILQKAKELQDSK
- the TBC1D13 gene encoding TBC1 domain family member 13 isoform X1, whose product is MSSLHKSRIADFHDVLKEPTIALEKLRELSFSGIPCEGGLRCLCWKILLNYLPLERASWTSILAKQRELYSQFLREMIIQPGIAKANMGVSREDVTFEDHPLNPNPDSRWNTYFKDNEVLLQIDKDVRRLCPDISFFQRATEYPCLLILDPQNEFETLRKRVEQTTLKSQTVARNRSGVTNMSSPHKNSAPSSLNEYEVLPNGCEAHWEVVERILFIYAKLNPGIAYVQGMNEIVGPLYYTFATDPNSEWKEHAEADTFFCFTNLMAEIRDNFIKSLDDSQCGITYKMEKVYSTLKDKDMELYLKLQEQNIKPQFFAFRWLTLLLSQEFLLPDVIRIWDSLFADDNRFDFLLLVCCAMLILIREQLLEGDFTINMRLLQDYPITDVCQILQKAKELQDSK